A genomic window from Gossypium hirsutum isolate 1008001.06 chromosome D12, Gossypium_hirsutum_v2.1, whole genome shotgun sequence includes:
- the LOC107937260 gene encoding uncharacterized protein — protein sequence MPPREEFPTKGLEGAPSNDIGWHFGTLVPNARGSIVCKLCGKVVKGGITRFKEHIAHKTGNVAPCSNVTGVIRESMMNVLKESNTKKIDKKRRKDEFLSQLTEKEDEHEGFIDEVSAIRQATRESIQSQHEWHRREEFRRSTGGWDNIYEEGRSSHGSAREHNRERTSKSIPGESEFTLRGAIPELVRSKSSKQPKVNGSFLKSFRRKIGEAVSKFIIYERLPFQLASSPWLYNLIQVATEVGQGVKLPTPYEVSDVYLESEYQRVHDWVNVLKTHWKELGATLMCDGWTNSLNQMHIINFLVYCSKGTIFWKSVDVSSVRSRDAEFYYRLLDSVVEEIGENYIAQIVTDNEAAMKAAGKKLMLKRQHLYWTSCAAHCLDLCLEDIGKKPSVAKVLDEAKKVTCFIYNHIWTVDLMKKYTQGKQILRPALTRFATHFIQLEEITRQKQGLREMFNSKEFKESKWGKQKSGPAYEAKKLFWEKIFGKKPMTS from the exons atgccACCACGTGAAGAGTTCCCGACTAAAGGATTGGAGGGTGCACCAAGTAATGATATAGGTTGGCACTTTGGAACTCTAGTGCCAAATGCGAGAGGAAGTATCGTATGTAAACTTTGTGGTAAAGTTGTGAAAGGAGGAATAACACGATTtaaagagcacattgctcataaaaccGGCAATGTTGCACCATGCTCTAATGTTACTG gtGTCATTAGAGAAAGTATGATGAATGTACTAAAAGAAAGCAACacaaagaaaatagacaaaaagaggagaaaagatgAATTCTTATCTCAATTAACAGAAAAGGAGGATGAGCATGAGGGATTCATTGATGAGGTTTCTGCTATAAGGCAAGCAACTCGAGAAAGTATCCAATCACAACACGAGTGGCATAGAAGGGAAGAATTCAGACGGAGTACTGGTGGTTGGGATAACATTTATGAAGAAGGGCGATCTTCTCATGGATCAGCTAGAGAACATAATCGAGAAAGAACAAGTAAATCTATTCCAGGTGAGTCTGAGTTTACCTTAAGGGGAGCTATACCTGAATTGGTTAGAAGCAAAAGTTCAAAGCAACCAAAGGTCAATGGctcttttttaaagagttttcgaaggaagataggtgaagcggtatctaaatttataatatatgaaagacttccttttcaattagcaagctctccatggttgtataacttaattcaagtggCAACAGAAGTTGGACAAGGTGTAAAGCTCCCAACACCTTATGAGGTTTCAGATGTGTATTTGGAGTCAGAGTATCAACGAGTTCATGATTGGGTAAATGTACTAAAGACTCATTGGAAAGAATTGGGTGCAACTCTAATGTGTGATGGTTGGACCAACAGTTTGAATCAAATGCACATCATTAATTTCCTTGTTTATTGCAGTAAAGGAACCATTTTTTGGAAATCGGTAGATGTCTCAAGTGTCCGTAGTAGAGATGCTGAATTCTACTACCGTTTGTTAGATTCAGTTGTAgaagaaattggagaaaattacatTGCCCAAATAGTGACTGATAATGAGGCAGCAATGAAAGCTGCTGGAAAAAAGTTAATGTTGAAAAGACAACATCTATATTGGACCTCATGTGCAGCTCACTGTTTAGATTTATGCCTTGAAGATATTGGGAAAAAGCCCAGTGTAGCAAAAGTGTTAGATGAGGCAAAGAAAGTGACTTGCTTTATATACAATCACATTTGGACTGTTGATTTGATGAAGAAGTATACACAAGGGAAACAAATACTTCGACCCGCTCTTACTCGATTTGcaactcatttcattcaacttgaagagataacaagacaaaagcaaggtttgagagaaatgtttaattcaaag gaatttaaagaatcaaaatgggGAAAGCAAAAGTCAGGGCCTGCTTATGAAGCCAAAAAATTGTTTTGGGaaaagatttttggaaaaaagCCAATGACCTCATAA